One window of the Magnolia sinica isolate HGM2019 chromosome 19, MsV1, whole genome shotgun sequence genome contains the following:
- the LOC131235502 gene encoding beta-cubebene synthase-like has product MALILGSGHSDGPTTQRERRKEKIGRASVNYHPSIWGDRFIAASQDDKVLDPCTKQHAEKLKEEVKKMICDINNSYQKLTLIDAIQRLGVAYHFEMDIEKELHQMYDEKIDNNDNGDNLRATALRFRLLRQQGYNVSSDVFRKFKDNEGKFKATFSSDIWGLLSLYEAAYLGIHGDDILDEAIIFTTKQLKLALPHLTSPLRKLVELALEVPLCKRIERLQSRYYISIYEEDKERSDVLLEFAKLDYNLLQSLHRRELREISIWWKEKDFAGKLPFARDRVVECYFWILGVYFQPHYSRARRMMTKMIALTSVMDDIYDVYGTLEELELYTTTLERWDRGDIDQLPDYMKVHFVALLDVVDAFEDELNREGKSYRVHYLKEAFKNLNKAYLDEARWASSGYVPTLEEYMRVALMSSGYPMLSVASLVGMDEVVTKEVLEWAIHVPPMIRTCSTVARLMDDIPSNKLEQERQHVASAVECYMKEHAISYEETIQKLQEMVAQGWKDINKECLKPTPVPMAVIIRVLNLARVLEVVYQHGDLYTNSNVETKERITKVLVEPIPL; this is encoded by the exons GTGCTTGATCCATGCACTAAGCAACATGCTGAAAAACTGAAGgaagaagtgaagaaaatgatttGTGATATCAATAATTCATATCAAAAACTGACTTTGATTGATGCAATTCAACGCCTTGGTGTCGCCTACCACTTTGAAATGGACATAGAAAAAGAATTACATCAGATGTATGATGAAAAAATCGATAACAATGATAATGGTGATAATCTCCGTGCTACTGCTCTCCGATTTCGACTACTAAGGCAACAAGGGTATAATGTGTCATCTG ATGTGTTTAGAAAGTTTAAAGACAATGAGGGTAAGTTCAAGGCAACATTTAGTAGTGACATTTGGGGTTTATTAAGTTTATATGAAGCAGCATACCTTGGTATACATGGGGATGATATACTAGATGAAGCCATTATCTTCACCACCAAGCAACTCAAGTTGGCATTGCCGCATCTTACCTCTCCCCTAAGAAAGCTAGTAGAACTCGCATTAGAAGTGCCACTTTGCAAGCGCATTGAGAGGCTACAGTCAAGATACTACATCTCAATCTATGAGGAAGACAAGGAACGAAGTGATGTACTATTGGAGTTTGCAAAGTTAGATTACAATTTATTACAGTCCTTGCACAGGAGGGAGCTAAGAGAAATCTCAAT CTGGTGGAAGGAAAAAGACTTTGCTGGAAAGCTTCCATTCGCCAGAGATAGAGTGGTGGAGTGCTACTTTTGGATATTAGGAGTGTACTTCCAGCCACATTATTCACGAGCTAGAAGGATGATGACAAAAATGATAGCCTTAACATCAGTTATGGATGACATTTACGACGTATATGGTACATTGGAGGAGCTTGAACTATATACCACTACACTTGAAAG GTGGGATCGTGGGGATATCGATCAGCTGCCAGACTACATGAAAGTACATTTTGTGGCACTCTTAGATGTGGTCGATGCATTTGAGGATGAACTAAATCGGGAGGGAAAATCATACCGTGTGCACTACTTAAAGGAAGCG TTTAAAAATCTGAACAAAGCCTACTTAGACGAAGCAAGATGGGCTAGTTCAGGATACGTGCCAACCCTTGAGGAGTACATGCGTGTTGCTTTAATGAGTTCTGGTTATCCTATGCTTTCTGTGGCATCCCTCGTTGGCATGGATGAAGTCGTAACAAAGGAGGTCCTTGAGTGGGCCATCCATGTACCACCAATGATTAGGACTTGTTCTACAGTTGCCCGACTAATGGATGACATCCCATCAAACAAG CTTGAACAAGAGAGACAGCATGTTGCATCAGCAGTAGAGTGCTACATGAAAGAGCATGCAATCTCGTACGAAGAGACTATTCAAAAGCTCCAAGAAATGGTTGCACAAGGATGGAAAGACATCAACAAGGAATGCCTTAAACCCACTCCAGTTCCTATGGCTGTGATTATCCGGGTCCTGAATCTTGCACGCGTGCTCGAAGTCGTATACCAGCATGGAGACCTATACACCAATTCCAACGTTGAGACCAAAGAACGGATTACAAAGGTGCTTGTGGAACCCATCCCGCTTTGA